A window of the Campylobacteraceae bacterium genome harbors these coding sequences:
- a CDS encoding sugar ABC transporter substrate-binding protein: MLKKVICGLLCASSLILAKDINIAVVTHGSDTDGFWSVVKNGVNNATKDMGVNVNYRNPASGDLTEMARLITAAIAKRPDGLVVTIPDSNALGGAIKKAIKLGIPVITINSGGAYGKEIGALMHIGQSEYDAGLQAGKKAKKAGVKTFICINQEITNISLEQRCQGFADALGVKNNMLDVGVDPAEIERKVKPRLKDYDAVLALGPVAASPTMRAVKKARLGRHIYFVSFDLSKDIIKGIKDGVIDFAIDQQQYLQGYMPIVVLTQMAKYGVLQSGDINSGPGYVTKANVSNVEKYAGKYR, translated from the coding sequence ATGTTAAAGAAAGTTATATGTGGATTGTTATGTGCATCTAGTTTAATTCTTGCAAAAGATATTAATATTGCTGTTGTTACTCATGGATCTGATACCGATGGTTTTTGGTCTGTTGTTAAAAATGGTGTTAACAATGCAACTAAAGATATGGGTGTTAATGTAAATTATAGAAACCCTGCATCAGGAGATTTAACTGAAATGGCCAGATTAATTACTGCCGCTATTGCTAAAAGACCTGATGGTTTAGTAGTTACTATTCCTGATTCAAATGCTTTAGGTGGAGCGATTAAAAAAGCAATTAAATTAGGAATCCCAGTTATTACCATTAATTCAGGTGGTGCTTATGGAAAAGAGATTGGTGCTTTAATGCATATTGGACAATCTGAGTACGATGCTGGACTACAAGCAGGTAAAAAAGCTAAAAAAGCGGGAGTTAAAACATTTATTTGTATTAACCAAGAAATTACAAATATTTCTTTAGAGCAAAGATGTCAAGGTTTTGCAGATGCTTTAGGTGTTAAGAATAATATGTTAGATGTTGGAGTTGATCCTGCTGAAATTGAAAGGAAAGTTAAACCAAGATTGAAAGATTATGATGCAGTTTTAGCTTTAGGACCAGTTGCGGCTTCTCCTACAATGAGAGCAGTTAAAAAAGCAAGACTTGGTAGACATATATATTTTGTTAGTTTTGATTTAAGTAAAGATATTATCAAAGGAATTAAAGATGGTGTGATTGATTTTGCAATTGACCAACAACAATACCTTCAAGGATATATGCCAATCGTTGTATTAACTCAAATGGCTAAATATGGGGTATTACAAAGTGGAGATATTAATTCAGGTCCTGGATATGTTACGAAAGCAAATGTTTCTAATGTTGAAAAATACGCAGGTAAATACAGATAA
- a CDS encoding ABC transporter permease, with amino-acid sequence MADERLGTESLYSRILKKPEFTSVVGVLGVFLVFFMIAEDAMFTLEGVLSWTEQAALIGIIAVGACLLMIGGEFDLSVGSMIGFSGIIMAIMTVEYGIPAWISIITAFIIASGIGFLNGYIVVKTKLPSFIVTLASLFILRGLTVAISRLLTDQTLVGGVKEASEGDWLASLFGGEAFTGLFTYFAEMGMIATYDDGTPVVTGIKMLLVWWIALTVIGVVILRLTKYGNWIYATGGDEQASKNMGVPTDKVKILLFMGTAVCATIFAACQVFDYGSADAQRGLLKEFEAIIAVVMGGALLTGGYGTVIGASLGALIFGIVNIGISYTSIDSDWFRVFLGLMLLGAVMLSNSVRKKIMRS; translated from the coding sequence ATGGCTGATGAACGATTAGGAACAGAGAGTTTATATTCAAGAATATTAAAAAAACCAGAATTTACTTCAGTAGTTGGGGTATTAGGGGTGTTTTTAGTATTTTTTATGATTGCAGAAGATGCAATGTTTACATTAGAAGGTGTTTTGTCATGGACAGAGCAAGCAGCACTAATTGGAATAATTGCAGTTGGAGCTTGTTTATTAATGATAGGTGGAGAGTTTGACTTATCAGTAGGTTCAATGATTGGATTTTCTGGAATTATAATGGCAATTATGACAGTAGAATATGGGATTCCTGCTTGGATTTCTATTATTACTGCGTTTATTATTGCGAGTGGAATAGGGTTTTTAAATGGATATATAGTTGTTAAAACAAAATTACCCTCATTTATTGTTACCTTAGCTTCTTTATTTATTTTAAGAGGACTTACGGTTGCAATTTCAAGATTATTAACGGATCAAACTTTAGTTGGTGGAGTTAAAGAAGCCTCAGAGGGAGATTGGTTAGCTTCATTATTTGGAGGAGAAGCTTTTACAGGTTTATTTACTTATTTTGCTGAAATGGGAATGATTGCTACTTATGATGATGGTACACCTGTTGTTACTGGTATTAAAATGTTATTGGTATGGTGGATTGCACTTACTGTTATTGGTGTAGTTATTTTACGATTAACAAAATATGGAAATTGGATTTATGCTACTGGTGGAGATGAACAAGCTTCTAAGAATATGGGAGTTCCAACAGATAAAGTAAAGATTCTATTATTTATGGGAACAGCTGTTTGTGCTACTATTTTTGCAGCGTGTCAAGTATTTGATTATGGATCAGCAGATGCACAAAGAGGTTTGTTAAAAGAATTTGAAGCCATTATTGCAGTTGTTATGGGTGGAGCATTATTAACAGGTGGATATGGAACCGTAATTGGTGCATCATTGGGTGCTTTAATCTTTGGAATTGTAAATATTGGTATTTCATATACTTCTATTGATAGTGATTGGTTTAGAGTATTTTTAGGACTGATGTTATTGGGTGCTGTTATGTTAAGTAATAGTGTCAGAAAAAAGATTATGAGAAGTTAA
- a CDS encoding sugar ABC transporter ATP-binding protein, with protein sequence MMRTPIIQIKDVKKRFGNVIALNGISMDLYPGEVMCLLGDNGAGKSTLIKTLAGVHPKTSGEYKIDGKDVVDPSPEKLLNAGIATVYQDLSTIPLMSISRNFFLGREDVIEKRWGPIKVLDFKKADKIAFDAMKEIGINIREASQAVGTLSGGERQCLAIAKAVYFGAKVLILDEPTSALGVAQSSMVLKYILQAKAKGLAVIFITHNVYHAFAVGDRFTILNRGQTFGTYDKAGVTVAELQEKMAGGKVIQDLSEELGEDSKNL encoded by the coding sequence ATGATGAGAACGCCAATTATACAAATTAAAGACGTAAAAAAACGTTTTGGGAATGTTATTGCATTAAATGGAATTTCAATGGATCTTTATCCTGGGGAAGTAATGTGTTTATTAGGTGACAATGGTGCGGGTAAATCTACTTTAATTAAAACACTTGCAGGCGTTCATCCTAAAACATCTGGAGAATACAAAATAGATGGAAAAGATGTTGTAGATCCAAGTCCTGAAAAACTGTTAAATGCAGGAATTGCTACGGTATACCAAGATTTATCTACTATTCCTTTGATGTCAATTTCAAGAAATTTTTTTCTTGGACGTGAAGATGTTATTGAAAAAAGATGGGGACCTATAAAAGTATTGGATTTTAAAAAAGCAGACAAAATAGCTTTTGATGCCATGAAAGAAATTGGTATTAATATTAGAGAAGCCTCTCAAGCTGTTGGAACACTTTCAGGTGGAGAAAGGCAGTGTTTAGCTATTGCAAAAGCTGTTTATTTTGGTGCCAAGGTACTTATCTTAGATGAACCTACATCAGCACTTGGGGTGGCACAATCTTCAATGGTTTTAAAATATATTTTACAAGCAAAAGCCAAGGGCCTAGCAGTTATTTTTATTACTCATAATGTGTATCATGCATTTGCAGTAGGAGATAGGTTTACTATTTTAAACAGAGGTCAAACCTTTGGAACGTATGATAAAGCTGGTGTAACAGTTGCAGAACTGCAAGAAAAAATGGCTGGTGGAAAAGTAATACAAGATTTAAGTGAAGAGTTAGGTGAAGACTCTAAAAACTTATAA
- the iolD gene encoding 3D-(3,5/4)-trihydroxycyclohexane-1,2-dione acylhydrolase (decyclizing), producing the protein MGTIRLTVGQAIIKFLNNQYIQTDTGVQKYINGTFGIFGHGNVTCIAEALYDIKEEFPTYRGQNEQSMALAAIAYARAKNREQIMLVTTSVGPGATNMITAAGVAYTNSLPLLMLSGDVFDSRLSHPVLQQIENERDSTSSASDCFKAITKYWDRITNPAQLMQSLPQAIAMMLDPRTCGPAYIGVCQDTQSMAYDYPESFFTKKIHKLVRSRADKEEINEAVRIIKAAKKPVIIAGGGVLLSNASEVLNDLALQCQIPYGTTVSGKTAFLANEELNIGPVGVPGTKAINVLLNEADVVINIGTRLQDFTTGSWSIFKNEDVKFVSINASRFDAIKHNSHCVVGDAKEIIKELCEELKDYKADIKLINQAKENKKIYLKYVEDKINEKNEIPSYANVVGIINKLATGKDRVITAAGGLPGEVNTIWQSKGFNTIDNEYGFSCMGYEVSGGYGSAIANKDGQNIVFTGDGSYMMLNTEIYSSVLSGDKMIVIVCDNQGYAVINRLQINQGAEPFNNLIQDCKLAGDPFGVDYVQHAKAMGANGEFVSKIEDLEEAYLRAKASSKTYILHIEVSKYNWSEHGDAWWEVGVPEVSKKEKIVAARKNYEENVKAQRKGV; encoded by the coding sequence ATGGGAACTATTAGATTAACGGTTGGACAAGCAATTATAAAATTCTTAAACAATCAATACATACAAACAGATACTGGGGTTCAAAAGTACATAAATGGTACTTTTGGAATCTTTGGACATGGAAATGTAACATGTATAGCAGAAGCTTTATATGACATAAAAGAGGAATTCCCTACATACAGAGGACAAAATGAGCAATCAATGGCTTTAGCCGCCATTGCGTATGCAAGAGCAAAAAACAGAGAACAAATTATGCTTGTTACTACTTCAGTAGGACCAGGAGCAACCAATATGATTACTGCTGCTGGTGTTGCGTATACGAATTCTTTGCCTTTATTGATGTTAAGTGGAGATGTATTTGATAGTAGATTAAGCCACCCCGTACTTCAACAAATTGAAAATGAAAGAGATTCTACTTCAAGTGCTAGTGATTGTTTCAAAGCCATTACTAAGTACTGGGATAGAATAACTAATCCTGCTCAATTAATGCAGTCTTTGCCTCAAGCGATAGCTATGATGTTAGATCCACGTACATGTGGACCTGCATATATAGGCGTTTGTCAAGATACCCAAAGTATGGCATATGATTACCCTGAGTCTTTTTTTACTAAGAAAATACATAAACTAGTACGTAGCAGAGCAGATAAAGAAGAAATAAATGAAGCAGTTCGAATAATTAAAGCAGCAAAAAAACCAGTAATTATTGCAGGGGGTGGTGTTTTATTATCAAATGCAAGTGAAGTTTTAAATGATTTAGCCCTTCAATGCCAAATTCCTTATGGTACAACGGTATCAGGAAAAACTGCTTTTTTAGCAAATGAAGAATTAAATATAGGTCCTGTTGGTGTTCCTGGAACTAAAGCAATCAATGTTTTACTTAATGAAGCAGATGTTGTTATAAATATAGGTACACGTTTACAAGATTTTACAACTGGTTCATGGTCAATATTTAAAAATGAAGATGTAAAATTTGTATCAATTAATGCTTCACGCTTTGATGCTATTAAACATAATAGTCATTGTGTTGTAGGCGATGCAAAAGAAATAATTAAAGAATTATGTGAAGAATTAAAAGATTATAAAGCAGACATAAAATTAATTAACCAAGCAAAAGAAAATAAAAAAATTTATTTAAAATATGTAGAAGACAAAATTAATGAAAAAAATGAGATTCCTTCTTATGCTAATGTAGTTGGAATTATTAATAAATTAGCCACGGGAAAAGACAGGGTAATTACAGCAGCTGGAGGATTACCTGGGGAAGTTAATACTATTTGGCAAAGCAAAGGTTTTAATACAATTGACAATGAGTATGGTTTTTCTTGTATGGGTTATGAAGTATCTGGTGGATATGGAAGCGCTATTGCGAATAAAGATGGACAAAACATTGTATTTACAGGTGATGGCTCGTATATGATGCTTAATACTGAGATTTATTCTTCTGTATTATCTGGAGATAAAATGATTGTTATTGTTTGTGATAATCAAGGGTATGCCGTTATCAATCGTCTACAAATAAATCAAGGAGCAGAGCCTTTTAATAATTTAATACAAGATTGTAAATTAGCAGGAGATCCTTTTGGAGTTGATTATGTACAACATGCCAAAGCTATGGGCGCAAATGGTGAATTTGTATCAAAAATTGAAGATTTAGAAGAAGCATATTTACGAGCAAAAGCCTCTTCAAAAACCTATATACTTCATATAGAAGTTTCAAAATATAATTGGAGCGAACATGGAGATGCTTGGTGGGAAGTAGGTGTGCCAGAAGTTTCAAAAAAAGAAAAAATTGTAGCAGCCAGAAAAAACTATGAAGAAAATGTAAAAGCACAAAGAAAAGGAGTATAG
- the iolE gene encoding myo-inosose-2 dehydratase, with the protein MEVKLAIAPIAWSNDDLPQLGGNTPLETCLSQTREAGYVGTEMGGKFPQDKKELKKVLEDFDLELAGSWFSGNLLSQSVEQELKDLDVFIDNKLYVGCKVVVYCECSNTIQGKQEIALSKKPVLSEDEMKNYAKKYNTLYDFAKSKGAILTYHHHMGTIIQNENEIDMFLKYTKDEVGLSFDTGHIYFAGGNPLDMIKKHKNRISHVHFKDVREEVKKEVLKKDTSFIDAVLAGVYTVPGDGIIDFSPIVDVLKEINYEGWIVVEAEQDPELANPFVYAKKAFAYINKIL; encoded by the coding sequence ATGGAAGTAAAATTAGCGATAGCACCTATTGCATGGTCAAATGATGATTTACCACAATTAGGGGGAAATACTCCTTTGGAAACATGTTTAAGCCAAACCAGAGAAGCTGGTTATGTAGGTACTGAAATGGGTGGAAAATTTCCTCAAGATAAAAAAGAGTTAAAAAAAGTATTAGAAGATTTTGATTTAGAACTTGCAGGTTCATGGTTTTCTGGCAATTTATTATCTCAAAGCGTAGAACAAGAGTTAAAAGACTTAGACGTTTTTATTGATAATAAATTATATGTAGGGTGTAAAGTAGTTGTTTATTGTGAATGCTCAAATACAATTCAAGGAAAACAAGAAATAGCGTTAAGTAAAAAACCTGTTTTAAGTGAAGATGAAATGAAAAATTATGCCAAGAAATATAATACCTTATATGATTTTGCAAAATCTAAGGGTGCTATTTTAACTTACCATCATCATATGGGAACGATTATTCAAAATGAAAATGAAATTGATATGTTTTTAAAATATACAAAAGATGAAGTTGGTTTATCTTTTGATACAGGACATATATATTTTGCAGGTGGAAATCCACTTGATATGATAAAAAAACATAAAAATAGAATTTCTCATGTGCATTTTAAAGATGTTAGAGAAGAAGTGAAAAAAGAAGTATTAAAAAAAGATACTTCTTTTATTGATGCTGTTTTAGCAGGGGTTTATACTGTACCAGGAGATGGAATCATTGATTTTTCTCCTATTGTTGACGTATTAAAAGAGATTAATTACGAGGGTTGGATAGTTGTTGAAGCGGAGCAAGATCCAGAACTAGCTAATCCATTTGTTTATGCTAAAAAAGCATTTGCGTATATAAATAAAATATTATAA
- a CDS encoding Gfo/Idh/MocA family oxidoreductase: MKEIGVGIIGMGWMGEAHSNAYNNIKAKFASLNVSPKLIICSEIIEERAQAAKRRFGFEKCTTDWKKVVEDPAVDIVDITAPNSLHLEMIEYCIKHKKHINCEKPVGAFPDDTIKAYELVKDYEKETFVGYNYRWSPLVQEAKKLIEDGAIGELRHFRGRFFSCYAADELGFYSWRFEKENGHGALTDIMSHAVDMAINLMGEISEVQGVMDTFIKQRPIAPAGASHYAKGSKNDEMKDVTNDDYVNAIVKFKNGARGYIDSSRAFYGPTSEMTFEVHGSKGSIKWNFEEMNTLNLYIHEEGKQNGYRKIYSSPLHSNHGNFNPSDGSGLGYEDLKAIEAANFLNVIVHNDKSKKVNFEDAKNVALVLNAIIESNENKTVVSL, translated from the coding sequence ATGAAAGAAATAGGTGTTGGAATTATTGGAATGGGTTGGATGGGTGAAGCTCATTCAAATGCGTATAATAATATTAAAGCGAAATTTGCTTCTTTAAATGTGAGTCCTAAATTAATTATTTGTAGTGAGATTATAGAAGAGAGAGCGCAAGCGGCTAAAAGAAGATTTGGCTTTGAGAAGTGTACTACGGATTGGAAAAAAGTAGTAGAAGATCCGGCTGTTGATATTGTAGATATTACAGCACCAAATTCTCTGCATTTAGAAATGATTGAATATTGTATTAAACACAAAAAACATATTAACTGTGAAAAACCAGTGGGTGCTTTTCCTGATGATACGATTAAAGCTTATGAACTGGTAAAAGATTATGAAAAAGAAACTTTTGTGGGTTATAACTACAGATGGTCTCCTTTGGTTCAAGAAGCAAAAAAACTTATAGAAGATGGAGCTATTGGGGAGTTAAGACATTTTAGAGGAAGATTCTTTTCTTGTTATGCTGCAGATGAATTGGGATTTTATTCATGGAGATTTGAAAAAGAGAATGGGCATGGTGCTTTGACCGATATTATGTCACATGCTGTAGATATGGCCATTAATTTAATGGGTGAAATAAGTGAAGTTCAAGGGGTAATGGATACTTTTATAAAACAACGTCCAATAGCCCCTGCAGGCGCTTCTCATTATGCGAAGGGTTCAAAAAACGATGAAATGAAAGACGTTACGAATGATGATTACGTCAATGCCATTGTTAAATTTAAAAATGGAGCAAGAGGTTATATTGATTCTTCAAGAGCTTTTTATGGACCAACGTCTGAAATGACTTTTGAAGTTCATGGTTCAAAAGGAAGTATTAAATGGAACTTTGAAGAAATGAATACCTTAAATCTTTATATTCATGAAGAAGGTAAACAAAATGGGTATCGAAAGATTTATTCCTCTCCTCTTCATTCTAATCACGGTAATTTTAATCCATCAGATGGTTCTGGTTTGGGTTATGAAGATTTAAAAGCCATTGAAGCTGCTAATTTTCTTAATGTAATTGTACACAATGATAAGAGTAAAAAAGTAAATTTTGAAGATGCAAAAAATGTTGCTCTTGTTTTAAATGCAATTATAGAATCCAATGAAAATAAAACAGTAGTTAGTTTATAA
- a CDS encoding dihydroxy-acid dehydratase, whose translation MAEQKKLRSLRWFEKDDLRSFGHRSRVNQMGYEPEEYIGKPIIAIINPWNEFNTCHTHFPQRVADIKRGILQAGGFPIEIPVLSLGEQLIKPTSMMYRNLLAMEVEEVLKAHPVDGCVVMGGCDKTTPAVLMGAISFNIPTVYMPAGAMLGGNYQGKVVASGTDVWKAWEKKQAGMLDECQWRALEFGIARSAGTCMSMGTAATMMILAETLGFGLPGSSSIPAVDSSHIRMARNCGIQAVELVKQDFKPQDMLSKESFENAIVVLNAIGGSTNGIIHLIAMAKRANIDITLADFERISNDIPLILNLQPSGKYVMEDFYYAGGTKALYTELKSKLHDIKTVNLKSFYENIKDSVNYNEDVIQSLSKPLNKLGSIAVLRGNLALNGAIIKQTACEPRLLKHTGKALVYKDIKTLKEEIDNEDLDVDENTVLILQNAGPQGAPGMPEWGQLPVPKKLLKQGITDIVRISDARMSGTSYGTCILHVSPESYIGGNLGLVQTGDMIHLDVKNRIIEVLLSDEVLEGRRKEYVQEKRDYDSGYTHLYTSHVLQAHEGCDFDFLARGNRAGIEPKIF comes from the coding sequence ATGGCAGAGCAAAAAAAATTACGAAGTTTACGATGGTTTGAAAAAGATGATTTAAGAAGTTTTGGACATCGTTCACGGGTAAATCAAATGGGATATGAACCAGAAGAATATATTGGAAAACCTATTATTGCTATTATTAATCCGTGGAATGAATTTAATACTTGCCATACTCATTTTCCCCAACGTGTAGCAGATATTAAAAGAGGAATTTTACAAGCAGGAGGTTTCCCTATTGAAATACCCGTTCTAAGTTTGGGGGAACAATTAATTAAACCTACTTCTATGATGTACAGAAATTTATTAGCAATGGAAGTGGAAGAAGTATTAAAAGCTCATCCTGTTGATGGTTGTGTTGTTATGGGAGGCTGTGATAAAACTACGCCTGCTGTGTTAATGGGAGCTATTTCTTTTAACATTCCAACAGTATATATGCCAGCAGGGGCAATGCTTGGAGGAAACTATCAAGGTAAAGTCGTAGCTTCTGGAACTGATGTGTGGAAAGCTTGGGAGAAAAAACAAGCAGGTATGTTAGATGAGTGTCAATGGCGTGCACTGGAATTTGGAATTGCACGTTCAGCTGGTACGTGTATGAGTATGGGAACGGCTGCTACCATGATGATTTTAGCAGAGACCTTAGGTTTTGGACTTCCTGGAAGTTCAAGCATTCCTGCTGTTGATTCTTCTCATATACGAATGGCAAGAAATTGTGGAATACAAGCCGTCGAACTTGTTAAACAAGATTTTAAACCTCAAGATATGTTGAGCAAAGAGTCTTTTGAAAATGCCATTGTTGTTTTAAATGCTATTGGGGGTTCTACCAATGGAATTATTCATTTAATTGCTATGGCCAAACGGGCAAATATTGATATTACTTTAGCCGATTTTGAACGAATATCGAATGATATTCCTTTGATTTTAAATTTACAACCTTCGGGAAAATATGTAATGGAAGATTTTTATTATGCAGGAGGAACAAAAGCCTTGTATACGGAACTTAAATCAAAATTACATGATATTAAAACAGTTAATTTAAAATCTTTTTATGAAAATATAAAAGATAGTGTCAATTACAATGAAGATGTAATCCAAAGTCTTTCTAAACCTTTAAATAAATTGGGCTCTATTGCTGTCTTACGCGGTAATTTAGCGCTAAATGGTGCAATTATTAAACAAACGGCTTGTGAACCAAGATTGTTAAAACATACAGGAAAAGCACTGGTTTACAAAGACATCAAAACCTTAAAAGAAGAGATTGATAATGAAGATTTAGATGTAGATGAAAACACTGTTTTAATCTTACAAAATGCAGGACCCCAAGGGGCTCCTGGAATGCCAGAGTGGGGACAATTACCTGTTCCTAAAAAACTTTTAAAACAAGGTATTACGGATATTGTAAGAATTTCAGATGCCAGAATGAGCGGAACTTCTTATGGTACGTGTATTTTACATGTTTCTCCTGAGTCTTATATTGGTGGAAATTTAGGTTTGGTACAAACAGGAGATATGATTCATTTAGATGTTAAAAATAGAATTATTGAAGTTCTATTAAGTGATGAAGTATTAGAGGGCAGGCGAAAAGAGTATGTCCAAGAAAAAAGAGATTATGACAGCGGATATACTCATTTATACACCTCTCACGTATTACAAGCGCATGAAGGTTGTGATTTTGATTTTTTAGCACGTGGTAATAGAGCTGGAATAGAGCCGAAAATATTTTAA
- the iolG gene encoding inositol 2-dehydrogenase, which produces MINVGILGAGRIGKVHALSLKKIVGVNVKSVADPYLDEEWAISQGIENRYKDVDAILNDDSIDAVYICTPTDSHADLIIKASQKGKAIFCEKPVDLDISRILKVQEILKENNTLFQIGFNRRFDKNFKKISELVKNDTLGNLISLKVVSRDPSAPPRSYVESSGGLFLDMTIHDFDMVRFLSHQNITEITAKGASLITDYGDIDIDTAMLTMTLEDGSFAMIENCRATTYGYDQRVEVFGTKSNVNCKNVFDNSVEITNNEGTSSDKPMYFFLERYEDAYYQESVEFVNSINNSEKVSVGIEDALESALMAVAAKKSLEENRSVTINEIREEFNIKVK; this is translated from the coding sequence ATGATTAATGTAGGGATTTTAGGAGCAGGGAGAATTGGAAAAGTACATGCTTTAAGTTTAAAGAAAATAGTAGGGGTGAATGTAAAAAGTGTTGCGGATCCTTATTTAGATGAAGAATGGGCTATTTCTCAAGGAATTGAAAACAGATATAAAGATGTTGATGCTATTTTAAATGATGATAGTATTGATGCTGTTTATATTTGTACTCCAACAGATAGTCACGCAGATTTGATTATAAAAGCCTCACAAAAAGGAAAAGCAATCTTTTGTGAAAAACCAGTAGATTTAGATATATCAAGAATTCTAAAAGTTCAAGAAATACTAAAAGAAAATAATACACTTTTTCAAATTGGTTTTAATAGAAGATTTGATAAGAATTTCAAAAAAATATCAGAACTGGTAAAAAATGATACTTTAGGAAATTTAATATCTTTAAAAGTAGTTTCTAGAGATCCAAGTGCACCTCCACGTTCTTACGTTGAATCATCAGGTGGTTTATTTTTGGATATGACTATTCATGATTTTGATATGGTTAGATTTTTATCCCATCAAAATATTACAGAAATTACTGCAAAAGGTGCTTCTTTAATTACTGATTATGGAGATATAGATATTGATACAGCAATGCTTACCATGACACTTGAAGATGGTAGTTTTGCTATGATCGAAAATTGTAGAGCTACGACTTATGGTTATGATCAAAGAGTAGAAGTTTTTGGTACAAAAAGTAATGTTAATTGTAAGAACGTTTTTGATAATTCAGTTGAAATAACTAATAATGAAGGTACTTCAAGTGACAAACCTATGTATTTCTTTTTAGAGAGATATGAAGATGCTTATTATCAAGAAAGTGTGGAATTTGTAAACAGTATAAATAATAGTGAAAAAGTGAGTGTAGGTATTGAAGATGCGCTAGAATCTGCACTAATGGCAGTTGCTGCTAAAAAATCTTTAGAAGAAAATAGAAGTGTTACAATTAATGAAATAAGAGAAGAATTTAATATAAAGGTTAAATAA